ACGTGAAGTTGAAACTAACCGTAATATATTTAATACGTTTTTATCTCGCTCTAAAGAAACCGAGGTAACAAGTGACTTTAGCTCAGCTGCTGCACGATTTACCGACCGTGCCTATGCACCAAAAGACCCTGCTAAACCAAATAAAAAACTTATTGTTATTTTGGCATTTGTTGCAAGTTTTGGTTTTGCTGTTGTAATGAGCTTTGTATTTGATGCCTTAAACGATACCGTTAAAACTAAAAACGATGTTGAGAGTAAACTCGCTCAGCGTATGTTAGGTTTATTACCTAATGTACCTATGCCTAAAAAGAGCGTATTCCCCATACATGCTTACCTTGATGATAACTACAGGCGTTTTGCAGAGTCTGTGCGTACATTTCGTACTAGTTTATTGTTAACTCAGTTAGAGCGCGACCATAAGGTTATTGCTGTTACATCGAGCTCGCCGGGTGAGGGTAAAACAACTACCTCAGCTAATTTAGCAATGTCGCTTGCGCAAATGGGTAAAGTATTACTTATTGATGCAGATTTGCGTAAACCAAGTATAGCAAAGCGCTTTGATATACCGGTATTTCACCCTGGGCTGAGTAATTTAATTATAGGCACCGAGCAGTTTAGTGAATGTGTGCATGTTGATGGGCAATCGGGTGTGGCTATTATGCCTAGTGGGCAAATTCCTGGTAACCCGTTGGAGCTTTTATCTAGCTCGCGCTTTAACGAAGTGCTCGATGTGCTAAAATCTAAGTACGATCATATTATTATTGATACACCGCCTACTCAGGCAGTGAGTGATGCACTTGTTATTTCACAAAGTGCTGATTCGGTAATTTATGTGGTTAAATCGGACGTTACTCGTATTAAACCAATAAAAGCAGGTATAGAGCGTTTATTTGAGTCTAAAGCGCATGTTGCGGGTATTGTGTTGAATAAAGTTGATATGAGTAAAAGTAAAGATGAGCATAGCCATGGCTATTACGATTATTACGACTACTCGCAAAAGCCTGAGCAACCAACCTCTTAATTGCTAAAAATTTATGTTTGATATTCATTCGCATATTTTGCCAGGCATTGACGATGGCGCTAAAGATTTAAACGAATCTTTAGCGCTATTAAAAATAGCGCAAGATGATGGAATAACACACATGGTGGCAACCCCGCATATTCATATAGGCCGATTTAATAACTCAGCAAAAGCACTTAATAATGACATTGATGTTTTAAAGCAAGAGGCTTTTAATGCAGGTATTGATTTAAAGCTTGCGGTAGCTGCAGAGGTTAGGCTCGACATTGAATTAATGGCGATGGTTATGGCGGGGCAGTTACCTTTTATTGGTGCGTTAGATTCGGTTAATTATTTGTTGTTAGAGTTACCGCATTCCCACGTACCGCAAGGCTACGATAAGTTTATAAATTGGCTATCTAAGCAAAATATAAAAGCGATAATTCCTCACCCCGAACGCAACAGAGATATTCAAGCAAACCCATTTTATATTGAGCGTTTAAAGCAGTTAGGTTGTGATTTTCAGTTAACAGCCTCAAGCATAGAAGGGGCGTGGGGCGATACTGCTAAAGCAATTAGTATTGATATGCTACAAAAAGGCTTGGTTAGTTATGTTGCAAGCGATGCCCACTCAGTCAAACGCAGGCCTCCATTATTAAGTAATGCAAAAAGGCTCGTTACCGATTTAATAGGTGAGTTAGAAGCACAACACTTGTTTGTTAACAATCCACAGCGTTTAACAGAGTCTTTGTTTGATGAGTAATTTAAAAAAGCTAACTCAAATTACATTGCTTGCAATTATTACTTTGTTTATTAGTTTTGAAAGCATACAAAGTATGCGCGCTAATGCATGGTATTTTAATGCATTAAATACGCTAAAACAGCCAAGTGATTTACTAACACCTCAAGAACTTAATCTTGCAAACGAGGCAATAACACTCGCCACACAACTTGAGCCTCTCCAAGCGCATTATTGGCAGCTAAGTGCGTATATAAAAATGCTTAGTTTAACAAAAAATAATCTAAACGTTAAAAGCGCTCCTAAAGTATATAAGCAAGTAGAGTCTTCTCTTTTAAATTCGTTAAAGCACAGAACGTCGTGGGCCGAAACATGGATAGACTTAGCTAAAGTAACAAGTTATCAAGAGGGGGCAAGTGATCGTGTGTTTGGTTATATTCAGCAGGCTAAAAAAGCAGGCCCTTATAAAATAGATGTTCACTTAGGTATTATTGAAATAGCGCTTGTTAACTGGCAGCAACTCCCTCCAAAATATAAAGCTTTGTATGTTAGCGAGCTTAGCCTTGCAGCCAAGCATGGTTATAAATTTTCACGTGCGTTTGAGATAGCTAAGCAAACAGATACACTCCCTACTTTATGTTTGTCTCTTCAGTTTGGTGCACAATTTGAATCTGCCAGAAATAACTGGATGTTTAAAAAACATTGTAAATAGGTCCTTGTTTAGGAAACGATTTCAGCTATTAGCTATTTAATCTCACTACCGAGAAAAAGTAAAATTACGTGCATTTACTTGTAGACGTTGCTTCTCACGTTAAAAGCATAGCTTCTTTTAAAAAAAATCATTCGCGCAAAAAGAAGCAAATGAGGAGTAAATATGAAGACATTAGCCAAGCTGCTTAATAACATTGTTCGTCAACCTTCTAAAGCGAAGCGTCTCTTAACCTCTTTGTGAAAATTACTAAAAACAAATTGCACAAAGAGAAGGAAATGAGGAGTAAATGAGAAGACATTAGCCAAGCTGCTTAATAGCTTTGTTCGTCAACCCTCTAAACCGAAGCGTCTCTTAACCTCTTTGTGAATAATTTTACTGTAGGCGCCTTGCTTGCTGGCGCTTTAATTTTTGAAAGCAGTTTGCTTTAAACAATTTTTGCGTGAGCAAGCTTCACGCCTACGAGGAATATGTTTAAGCTGATTATGTAGACGTTGAGCTTGCTCACGTTAGAAGCGCAGCTTCTTGTTAAAAGTGTATTTGCATTGAGAGAAGTAAATGAGAATATATAAAAATTGATATATTTGAATTTTTGGCCAATCCTCTAAAGCGCAGCGTCTCTAAGCTTCTTTTGAAAAATCACAAAATCTAACCACATAAAAAACCCAGAGCCATTGTTATTAGCTCTGGGCTACAAATGGCTCTTAGTTGAGCCTTGCGCTAACTAAATACACTTTCGTAATTCTTAGGGAGAAGAAGAAAGTACTTTCAAGTGTAGTCAACTAATTTGCAAAACTCTAAATTTTGTTCATTAATTAATCGCAAATAATAACAAAGGCTTAATAAAATTATGCACAGGTTAACCTTTGTGTTGAGTGGTTTATGCCCAGTTTATTAACTGGGTATTTTGCACAAGATCGCGTGGTAGAGAATTTTTGATCTTATTTTTTTGCCATTTACCCAGTCCAATAGGGCAGCCACATAAGGTTAATACTACTTCGCCGCTGGCTTTTGTAATGCCTTCTAGGCGTATGTCTTTACCATTAAAGTAGTCGTTTGCTTGCTCGTTTGTTAAAGCATACGTATTGCTTTTGCATTCATTACCAAACACGGTTGCAAACTCGTGGGTAAGCCTTACGCCATTTTTATGAATAATACCTAGTTGAATACCTAAACGTGCGTATTTAATTTTATTTTGCACGGCTTCAAATCCGTCAGGAAATAACCACAGTTCTTTATCGCGCTGCATTAATTTACCTGGCAGCGTCTTTAAACCAAACTGCTTTTTAAGCTCGCTCATAAATAACGTGGTTTGTTTTTTATCAAACTCGTTAAATGGAAACGCGCCTTTTTTTAGCGTTTGATTTGGGTTATTGCAGCTCGCTAGTTTTTTAAATTTAGCAATAAAAAAACCTTCACTGTCGTACGTTTGCGGCCATACATGTAAGTAACCCTCAGTGGTTGTTGCTTTTTCTGCGCCTTCAAATAAATCGCTTAGTGGTTGCGGCTCAATGTAGTCGCCAAATTCACTCAGTAGGTAGTCGCACACGTTTTGATTTTCGAGCGGGGTGAGCGTACAGGTTGAATACACCAGTGTACCGCCTGGTTTTAATGCGTAAAATGCACTTTTAATTAAGTCTTTTTGTACTTGGGCAATCTCAATATTTGATTCTATTGACCAGTTTTTGAGTGCGTCGGCATCTTTTCGTACTGTCCCTTCGCCAGAGCAAGGCGCGTCGAGTAATATGCTATCAAAGCATTCAAACATGTAGTTACCAAATATGATGCCATCAAAGTGCGAAAGCGCACAGTTACCCACGCCCATACGTTTTAGTGTAGCGCTCAGTACTTTTAATCGTGATGACGAAAGCTCGTTGGCAATCAACACGCCTTGGTTATTCATTAGTGCGGCAAGTTGCGAGGTTTTAGAGCCAGGGGCTGATGCCATATCAAGCACATAGGTATTATTTTCATCTGAGTTTTTAATACTGTGTTTTAGTGCCATAGGCGGTAGCATTGAGCTTGCTTCTTGCACATACATTGCACCGCTTAGGTGTAGGTCGGTATTGCCCAGCGCTAAGTTTTGCTCTTCTTCGCTTGGGCGCTCTAGCCAAAAACCCTCGCTACACCAAGGTATAGGGGTAAGCTGCCAGTTTTTTTGTTCTGCGCGCTTTAAAAACTCTTCAACCGAAATTTTTAACGTATTAACACGAATAGACTTTCTGAGCGGGCGACGACACGCGTTTATAAAATCGTCTAAATTGAGGTGCGCTGGTAAATAGGTTTTTACGTCGTCAATAAAGTGCTCAGGAATATAAGTGTTGGCGTTCACGCGTTGGCTCGTATTAAAAAAATAAAGCGTGATATTAGCACTTTTAAGGCACTATTTCAGCGCTAAATAGCGGTTTTATAATTTACTAGCGTGTCGACATATTGTGTTTTTAGTTTAATTTTAAAGCAACTTTATACGACTTTAGATTAACTGTGTCGACAATGGATGTGTTTTTTGCTCATTTAGGTAGGGTTAAGGGTTGACATGTTTTTTTATTAAGCACATAGTTAGCACATTAATTGTCGACAATTTACTTATAAGCCATGACACAACCTTTTTTAATCGATACACCTATTACTACAGCTTCTGATCAAGTGTTTGTAGATATGCGCCGTGAAATAGTAGAGGGCAGTATAGAGCAAGGTAGTAAAATATCTGAGCCTGAGCTTGCAAAGCGTTACGGTGTAAGCCGTGCCACCCTCAGAGAAGCATTAAATCGTTTAGAAAGCTGTTATTTAGTTGAGCGTAAAGCCAATGTAGGTTGCCGTGTAGTGGCACTCACTGCAGAGCGCTTAATTGAAGTATACCAAGTGCGAAGCTCTCTTGAAGGGTTGGCATGTAGGCTAGCTGCCGACAATATGGCCGCCGACGAGGTTAAAAGCCTAAAGCAATTACTCAATCAGCATTTACAAACGCAGCGCGTTAAAGAAGGCGAGTCGTACTATCAAGAAGCAGGCGATTTAGACTTTCATTATCGCATTATTAAAGGCAGTAAAAACGCGCACCTTATACATTTGTTGTGTAATGGGCTTTATCAGTTAATTCGTATGTACCGTGTGCAAATGGGTATGGTGGGGCCGCGCGTATCTAAAGCGTTTGACGAGCATTTAGCCATTATTAACGCAATAGAAAACCACGATGGTGAACTTGCAGAAATGCTGATGAAACGACATATAAGTGCATCGCAAGCCAATATTCAAACCAAATTTGATTTGCTGAATAAGCAAACAAAACACTTTGCTAAAAGCTAAAAGCTAAAAGCTAAAAGCTAAAAGCTAAAAGCTAAAAGCTAAAAGCTAAAAGCTAAAAGCTAAAAGCTAACAGCTAACAGCTAAAAGTTAAAAACAGTCACAATTTAAGATTAAAAATATAAGTTACTCCAAGTAGCAACCGTTCAAAGTGAGGAGAAAGTAATGTCAGCAGGATTAAAATTTAAACAGGCTATTGCTAATAACCGTCCATTGCAGGTGGTAGGTACTATAAATGCCTACACAGCCATGATGGCGGAAAAAATGGGCCACCAAGCTATTTATCTCTCTGGTGCCGGTGTTGCGAACGCGTCTTACGGTATGCCCGATTTAGGTATGACTAGCCTTGATAACGTGCTTGAAGATATTCGCCGTATTACTGGTGCAAGCGATTTGCCACTACTAGTAGATGCCGATACAGGCTGGGGCGGTGCGTTTAATATTGCCCGTACCGTTAAAGAAATGACCAAAGCAGGCGCAGCGGGTTTTCATATTGAAGATCAAGTAGCGCAAAAGCGTTGCGGCCATCGCCCTAATAAAGAAATTGTAAGCCAAGGTGAAATGGTTGACCGTATTAAAGCGGCGGTTGATGCGAAAACCGATAGCGACTTTTACATTATGGCCCGCACCGATGCGTTTCAAAAAGAAGGCTTAAATGCCGCAATTGATCGCGCAGCTGCCTGTGTTGAGGCTGGTGCAGACGCAATTTTTGCTGAAGCCGTGCACGACCTTGCCGATTATCAAGCGTTTTCTGACGCGTTAAACGTGCCTATTTTGGCTAACATTACTGAGTTTGGCCAAACACCTATTTACACCAAAGAACAGTTAAGTGAGGTCGGTGTTGAAATGGTGCTTTACCCACTTAGTGCGTTTAGAGCTATGAATAAAGCAGCGCTTAATGTGTACTCTGCGATTTTAAATGAAGGCTCTCAGCAAAGCGAAATTGAGAACATGCAAACACGCGCCGAGCTTTACGACTTTTTAGATTACCACACATACGAAAATACACTCGATAACCTTTTTTCATCAAAATCTGACAAATAATAATTAAAACACACACAAATTTAAGATAGGAGAAGATCATGGTAGATAAAGCATTAGGCGGTGCAGGCTTACGCGGCCAAGTAGCAGGGCAAACAGCATTATGTACAGTAGGGCAAACAGGCTCTGGTTTAACGTATTGTGGTTACGATATTAGCGAACTTGCCGAAAAAGCACAGTTTGAAGAAGTGTCATTTTTACTTTCGCGCGGCGAGTTACCAACAGCCAGTGAACTAGCTGAATATAAAGCTAAACTAAAAAGCTTACGTGGTCTGCCAGATGCGCTAAAAACCGTGCTTGAAAATATTCCTAAAGACGCGCACCCAATGGATGTTATGCGTACCGGTTGCTCTATGTTAGGTAACCTAGAAATGGAACTTGATTTTAGCCAAGCAAACGATGCCATAGACCGCATGGTTGCGCTCTTCCCAAGTATTATTTGTTACTGGTACCGCTTTACACACGATGGCGTTCGTATTGAAACGCAAACCGATGACGACTCAGTAGGCGCACACTTTTTAAATTTATTACACGACAAAGCACCGAGTGAGCTTTTTGCACAAGTAATGAATGTGTCGCTAATTTTGTACGCAGAGCATGAATTTAATGCCTCTACTTTTACGGGGCGCGTGTGTGCATCAACGCTTTCTGATATTCATTCTTGTGTAACCGGCGCTATTGGCACGCTACGCGGGCCACTACATGGTGGTGCAAACGAAGCCGCTATGGATATGATTCAAAACTTTACAAGTGCGGATCACGCAGAGCAAGAAATTATGGGTATGCTTGAGCGTAAAGATAAAATTATGGGCTTTGGCCACGCTATTTACCGTGAGTCAGACCCACGTAACGTTATTATTAAAAAGTTCTCTGAAAAGCTAGCGGCTGAGGTGGGTGATGATGTGCTTTACCCAGTGTCGGTTAGGTGTGAAGAGGTTATGTGGCGCGAGAAAAAACTATTTTGTAATGCCGATTTTTTCCATGCATCGGCATATCACTTTATGGATATTCCGACCAAATTGTTTACGCCAATATTTGTGATGAGCCGTGTTACAGGCTGGACTGCACATGTTAAAGAGCAGCGTGCTAATAACCGTATTATTCGCCCAAGTGCAGATTATACAGGGCCAGAGGCGCGCAGCTATACGCCAATTGAATCAAGAGGCTGATTAGTTACACATAATACCAATCCGTAATAATACTTAATTAAGCGCATTGGTATAGGGTGAGCAACACGCTCACCTTTTTGCCTTTTATTTCCCGTCACCTATTAGCGAACAGATATTATGACCATAATTAACAACACCCAATACCGAAAACCCTTACCCGGCTCAAATGTAGACTACTACGACACGCAAGCTGCGGTAGATGCAATAAAACCAGGTGCCTACGCTACATTGCCTTACACATCACGTGTACTTGCCGAAAACTTAGTACGCCGCTGTGAGCCCGATATGCTAACCGATGCGCTTAATCAACTTATTGAGCGTAAACAAGATTTAGATTTTCCGTGGTATCCGGCGCGCGTGGTGTGCCACGATATTTTAGGCCAAACCGCTTTAGTTGATTTAGCTGGCCTGCGCGATGCCATTGCTGCCAAAGGCGGGGATCCGGCTAAAGTGAATCCGGTAGTGCCAACACAGCTTATTGTTGATCACTCATTAGCGGTTGAGCATGCCGGTTTTGAGGCCGACGCATTTGAAAAAAACCGCGCCATAGAAGATAGACGCAACGATGACCGTTTTCACTTTATAAACTGGACTAAAACCGCCTTTAAAAATATTGATGTTATTCCGCCTGGTAACGGCATTATGCATCAAATTAACCTTGAAAAAATGTCGCCTGTTATTCAAAACCGCGATGGCATTGCATTCCCCGATACCTTAGTAGGCACCGATAGCCACACCCCGCATGTTGATGCACTTGGCGTAATTGCTGTAGGTGTAGGTGGGCTTGAAGCCGAAAGCGTAATGCTTGGCCGTGCCTCGTACATGCGCTTGCCTGACATTGTAGGTGTTGAGCTTACAGGTACTCGCCAGCCAGGTATTACTGCAACCGATATAGTATTAGCTATTACTGAATTTTTACGCGCTAAGCGTGTGGTTTCGACCTATTTAGAATTTTACGGCGAAGGTGCTGATGCACTCACCCTTGGTGACAGAGCAACCATTTCAAACATGACGCCAGAATTTGGCGCAACTGCGGCCATGTTTTATATAGACGATAAAACAATAGACTATTTACGTTTAACAGGTCGCGATGAAGAGCAAATAGCGCTTGTAGAAAACTACGCTAAAACGGCAGGCCTTTGGAGCGATAGTTTAAAAACAGCAAAATACGAGCGGGTGCTTAAGTTTGATTTATCGAGTGTTGGGCGCAATATTGCTGGGCCTTCGAACCCACACCGCCGTGTATCAACGAGCGATTTAGCAAAAGAAGGTATATCAGGCAAGGTTGAAAACAATGAAGGCTTAATGCCAGATGGCGCATGTATTATTGCCGCTATTACCAGCTGTACTAACACCAGTAATCCGCGCAACGTAATTGCTGCAGGCCTTATTGCGCGCAATGCAAATGCCAAAGGCTTGATGCGTAAACCATGGGTTAAAACCTCACTCGCGCCCGGTTCTAAAGCGGTGCAATCATACCTTGAAGAGGCAAACTTACTTCCAGAACTTGAAAAGCTTGGTTTTGGTATTGTGGGTTTTGCCTGTACTACTTGTAACGGCATGAGCGGCGCGCTTGACCCCGTAATTCAACAAGAAGTAATCGATCGCGATTTATACGCAACAGCGGTGCTTTCGGGCAATCGTAACTTTGATGGGCGTATTCATCCCTATGCTAAGCAAGCGTTTTTAGCGTCACCGCCATTAGTTGTAGCTTATGCTATTGCCGGCACTATTCGTTTTGATATTGAAAAAGATAGTTTAGGGCAAGATCAACACGGCAACAATATAACGCTAAAAGATTTATGGCCAAGCGATGAAGAAATAGATGAAGTAATAAAACAAAGCGTTAAGCCAGAGCAATTTAAAAAAGTGTACGAGCCTATGTTTGATTTAACCGTAGATTACGGTGAAGACAACGACCCACTTTATGACTGGCGCGAGCAAAGTACGTATATTCGCCGACCGCCATATTGGGAAGGCGCCCTTGCAGGTGAGCGCA
The genomic region above belongs to Pseudoalteromonas sp. MM1 and contains:
- the acnD gene encoding Fe/S-dependent 2-methylisocitrate dehydratase AcnD, which produces MTIINNTQYRKPLPGSNVDYYDTQAAVDAIKPGAYATLPYTSRVLAENLVRRCEPDMLTDALNQLIERKQDLDFPWYPARVVCHDILGQTALVDLAGLRDAIAAKGGDPAKVNPVVPTQLIVDHSLAVEHAGFEADAFEKNRAIEDRRNDDRFHFINWTKTAFKNIDVIPPGNGIMHQINLEKMSPVIQNRDGIAFPDTLVGTDSHTPHVDALGVIAVGVGGLEAESVMLGRASYMRLPDIVGVELTGTRQPGITATDIVLAITEFLRAKRVVSTYLEFYGEGADALTLGDRATISNMTPEFGATAAMFYIDDKTIDYLRLTGRDEEQIALVENYAKTAGLWSDSLKTAKYERVLKFDLSSVGRNIAGPSNPHRRVSTSDLAKEGISGKVENNEGLMPDGACIIAAITSCTNTSNPRNVIAAGLIARNANAKGLMRKPWVKTSLAPGSKAVQSYLEEANLLPELEKLGFGIVGFACTTCNGMSGALDPVIQQEVIDRDLYATAVLSGNRNFDGRIHPYAKQAFLASPPLVVAYAIAGTIRFDIEKDSLGQDQHGNNITLKDLWPSDEEIDEVIKQSVKPEQFKKVYEPMFDLTVDYGEDNDPLYDWREQSTYIRRPPYWEGALAGERTMTGMRALAVLGDNITTDHLSPSNAIMASSAAGEYLTKMNVPEEDFNSYATHRGDHLTAQRATFANPKLLNEMVRDENGEVKQGSYARLEPQGTNTRMWEAIEAYMQRKQPLIIVAGADYGQGSSRDWAAKGVRLAGVEVIAAEGFERIHRTNLIGMGVLPLEFKPGTTRKTLNIDGSESFDVKGEPTPGATIDLVITRKNGEVLTVPMKCRLDTQEELSIYAAGGVLQRFAQDFLEATQSA
- a CDS encoding tyrosine-protein phosphatase, with amino-acid sequence MFDIHSHILPGIDDGAKDLNESLALLKIAQDDGITHMVATPHIHIGRFNNSAKALNNDIDVLKQEAFNAGIDLKLAVAAEVRLDIELMAMVMAGQLPFIGALDSVNYLLLELPHSHVPQGYDKFINWLSKQNIKAIIPHPERNRDIQANPFYIERLKQLGCDFQLTASSIEGAWGDTAKAISIDMLQKGLVSYVASDAHSVKRRPPLLSNAKRLVTDLIGELEAQHLFVNNPQRLTESLFDE
- a CDS encoding GntR family transcriptional regulator encodes the protein MTQPFLIDTPITTASDQVFVDMRREIVEGSIEQGSKISEPELAKRYGVSRATLREALNRLESCYLVERKANVGCRVVALTAERLIEVYQVRSSLEGLACRLAADNMAADEVKSLKQLLNQHLQTQRVKEGESYYQEAGDLDFHYRIIKGSKNAHLIHLLCNGLYQLIRMYRVQMGMVGPRVSKAFDEHLAIINAIENHDGELAEMLMKRHISASQANIQTKFDLLNKQTKHFAKS
- a CDS encoding VpsP family polysaccharide biosynthesis protein, which encodes MSNLKKLTQITLLAIITLFISFESIQSMRANAWYFNALNTLKQPSDLLTPQELNLANEAITLATQLEPLQAHYWQLSAYIKMLSLTKNNLNVKSAPKVYKQVESSLLNSLKHRTSWAETWIDLAKVTSYQEGASDRVFGYIQQAKKAGPYKIDVHLGIIEIALVNWQQLPPKYKALYVSELSLAAKHGYKFSRAFEIAKQTDTLPTLCLSLQFGAQFESARNNWMFKKHCK
- the prpC gene encoding 2-methylcitrate synthase → MVDKALGGAGLRGQVAGQTALCTVGQTGSGLTYCGYDISELAEKAQFEEVSFLLSRGELPTASELAEYKAKLKSLRGLPDALKTVLENIPKDAHPMDVMRTGCSMLGNLEMELDFSQANDAIDRMVALFPSIICYWYRFTHDGVRIETQTDDDSVGAHFLNLLHDKAPSELFAQVMNVSLILYAEHEFNASTFTGRVCASTLSDIHSCVTGAIGTLRGPLHGGANEAAMDMIQNFTSADHAEQEIMGMLERKDKIMGFGHAIYRESDPRNVIIKKFSEKLAAEVGDDVLYPVSVRCEEVMWREKKLFCNADFFHASAYHFMDIPTKLFTPIFVMSRVTGWTAHVKEQRANNRIIRPSADYTGPEARSYTPIESRG
- the rsmF gene encoding 16S rRNA (cytosine(1407)-C(5))-methyltransferase RsmF → MNANTYIPEHFIDDVKTYLPAHLNLDDFINACRRPLRKSIRVNTLKISVEEFLKRAEQKNWQLTPIPWCSEGFWLERPSEEEQNLALGNTDLHLSGAMYVQEASSMLPPMALKHSIKNSDENNTYVLDMASAPGSKTSQLAALMNNQGVLIANELSSSRLKVLSATLKRMGVGNCALSHFDGIIFGNYMFECFDSILLDAPCSGEGTVRKDADALKNWSIESNIEIAQVQKDLIKSAFYALKPGGTLVYSTCTLTPLENQNVCDYLLSEFGDYIEPQPLSDLFEGAEKATTTEGYLHVWPQTYDSEGFFIAKFKKLASCNNPNQTLKKGAFPFNEFDKKQTTLFMSELKKQFGLKTLPGKLMQRDKELWLFPDGFEAVQNKIKYARLGIQLGIIHKNGVRLTHEFATVFGNECKSNTYALTNEQANDYFNGKDIRLEGITKASGEVVLTLCGCPIGLGKWQKNKIKNSLPRDLVQNTQLINWA
- the prpB gene encoding methylisocitrate lyase; the protein is MSAGLKFKQAIANNRPLQVVGTINAYTAMMAEKMGHQAIYLSGAGVANASYGMPDLGMTSLDNVLEDIRRITGASDLPLLVDADTGWGGAFNIARTVKEMTKAGAAGFHIEDQVAQKRCGHRPNKEIVSQGEMVDRIKAAVDAKTDSDFYIMARTDAFQKEGLNAAIDRAAACVEAGADAIFAEAVHDLADYQAFSDALNVPILANITEFGQTPIYTKEQLSEVGVEMVLYPLSAFRAMNKAALNVYSAILNEGSQQSEIENMQTRAELYDFLDYHTYENTLDNLFSSKSDK